A segment of the Populus nigra chromosome 12, ddPopNigr1.1, whole genome shotgun sequence genome:
TCTGGTGGGAAGATTTTGTCTGTAAATGTAAAGTTGTGCCCAAGATGAAAACCTCTCACATCAGAGTGATGCATTTAGAAACGATTTGCATGGGGAGAGAACAAGTAGAGAGATGAACTTACAGGTACATGAGAAACAACAGAAGGTTGGCCAAGGAGCTTGAGAAAGATGTAAATGGAACGCGTGAGGATAGAAATAAGAGAAAGCTGCAACAGCAAGAGAGGCAGAGTGTACTTTAAAGGGTCATAACCAAACCAGAGGCCTTTTGAATTAGTCATGCCTACAACCTGACAAACAACATCAATAATTTAATACTGTTGCAGGGTTCTGAAGCTGCATAGACGAATTTTTTTCCTGTGATATTGTTCTTACTGGAAAGAGAAGAGGGCTGAGAGGCTTTTAGTTACAGAAAATatgaagaagaagcagaatGAACTGATAGCGTCTCTCAAACAAAGTTTCTGATATACGGAACTTCTAGTTGAGTAACAATTCAAGAACATAAGAAACCAGACAAAAACACAAGAATCTACAATTTCTTCACTGcaaaaaaactaagaacaaCCTatcagaacaaaaaaagaaaatgcatacACTATTACCAGTCACCACCACTGATGCACAAGAACTCCAATCTTTCTGAGAGAAGTAAGAAGCTGCAAGCATTGATCATAAGTTTTCTGATACTTAACACCCCGTTGCCCCGGACAACACCTCTGCCACCGATTGTAATGACACTCCAGAAACAGCTCATCAATCAAACAAATCGCACCTGTCTCAACCAACCTCGGAATCAAATGAAACTCAGTCCCTTCAACATCCAATTTCACCACCACAAAATCCCTCTCCACCACCACATTTTTCAACCATTCTGCAAAATCAAACCCTTCAATCGTATCCAAATCTGCCTTATAACTCATCGACGATTGCACCACCGGTTGAATCCTCCCCATCCCCCTGCCTTTCTCCACATTTTTCCTATTAACAAACCTGCTGATCCCAAAAAACAAGGTCTCATTCCTCACCCACGCCGCGTAAGGCAATAGCTGAACACCCTTTTTCGATCTATATTCCCCGAAAAACACCTTATCGGCTTCGATGGCATAAATTTCGAAACTCTTATTCTGTTTCGGATAACTTTTTCGGAACCAGCCACCTATACTTGAACCATAACTCCTAGCACCAACATCAACATAAACATATTTTCTCTTAAAACTAATATCAACACTATCACTTAAGTACTTAACGTTCttcaaatttctcttcaatGTAATCCATGGCTTCAATGGTTCTTTAGCGATCAAAGCCTCGGCATTTTTTGCTAGTTCCCGTTTTAGCCTCGAAATCGAGCAATTACTACCTATATTGTCCCTCCACAAAAAATCTCTTACTTTCATTAACACAACCTCTCTaattatcatcatcaacattGAATCTACACCGTTGATTTCACGCGATTTGATTAATCTACAGCAATTAAACAAATCAAGTAAAGATTGTAAGCTATATAAATCTCTCGATTTTGTATGGATCACTAAGAACCCGCCCGGTTTTAAAGTTCGACAAAGCTCTGACCCGAATTCGTCGGGTTGATCTGACCAGTCGAGGTTGTTCGTGAACTGGAAATCGAAAGTGTTGTCATGAAACGATAGAGGATAGTTCGATAGAATCAGCGGTGGAgatgatttctttattttctttgatttctttgagaTTCCGGTTGAATCAATAACGCCAATTTCTTTCAGAGCTATGATTTCTTCTCCAGTTAGTGTTTCGATGCAGAGAGATTTTGAGATAGGCGAGAGGAAGCCATCGGCGATGAGGTCCTGGAAGACGGAGAGGTAATGATCGACGGTGCAACGGGAGGTGGCGGCGGAGTGGTAGTGGATGGTGAAGTCGAGGTTTTGTGGAGGAAAGAAGCAGAAGTCATTAGAGACGCAGGATCGGCCTTTGACTGCTATAAAGTATGCCAAACGGACGGCGAAGAATAAAACGATAAATGAGAGGAGACGTGCGAGAGTGGATTTTATTAAGAGGTTTTTAGAGAGCTCCATTACATCAGAGAGATTTTGGGGGTGGAGGGATGGTGGAGTTTGAAAATATGAGAGGGGTTGGAGGGTAAAATGGGAGCATTACGGTTTAAGTGGGGTCAGTGAACAGGTGGCATTGTGTGAGTGGTGAATTCGGTTATGATGTGGCGTGACCGTTATGGTAGTTTGCGGGAAATGTGGTTAGTTTGATTTTCATGGGCTTGGTTTAGTTTGCTAATTGTTAGCGGACCTGGCTAAATTTATTCGGGCCTATTAAGTGTTGTTTTAACTTTTAGGGTTTAAAGGTTTGGAAATTAGAGAAATCttctgtttagattttttttaatgtatatttatatatccattttaattttccttttagattatttaatatTCACATTATAGCACTCCGTCTTCACATGAAAACTGTAACTTAAGATTATGTGagataagatttaattt
Coding sequences within it:
- the LOC133669120 gene encoding uncharacterized protein LOC133669120 → MELSKNLLIKSTLARLLSFIVLFFAVRLAYFIAVKGRSCVSNDFCFFPPQNLDFTIHYHSAATSRCTVDHYLSVFQDLIADGFLSPISKSLCIETLTGEEIIALKEIGVIDSTGISKKSKKIKKSSPPLILSNYPLSFHDNTFDFQFTNNLDWSDQPDEFGSELCRTLKPGGFLVIHTKSRDLYSLQSLLDLFNCCRLIKSREINGVDSMLMMIIREVVLMKVRDFLWRDNIGSNCSISRLKRELAKNAEALIAKEPLKPWITLKRNLKNVKYLSDSVDISFKRKYVYVDVGARSYGSSIGGWFRKSYPKQNKSFEIYAIEADKVFFGEYRSKKGVQLLPYAAWVRNETLFFGISRFVNRKNVEKGRGMGRIQPVVQSSMSYKADLDTIEGFDFAEWLKNVVVERDFVVVKLDVEGTEFHLIPRLVETGAICLIDELFLECHYNRWQRCCPGQRGVKYQKTYDQCLQLLTSLRKIGVLVHQWW